In Planctomicrobium piriforme, the genomic window TCGAGTGCATCTTTCTCCAGCCGCTCGATGGTCTTCTTGGGAAAAAGTTCATGAATCTGGTTGATCCAGTCAGGGACCGTCATACACGATTGACCGAGACCTCCCTGCTGGCCGCCGCTTTCACGGACATTGCGACCGTGGCCATATTCACGGTCGTAGAGAAACCCTAACGCCTGATCACGAATCTGATCTTCTTCCGACAAGCCGCCGCAAAGTTCTTTGGCGCCCTCGCCCATCACGAGGCGCCAGCGGCCCATGCGCTGCAAATTACTCATCGCGGCACTCCAATCCGTAGCGTGCGATCAACTCGAATAACCGCTCTTCCAGCGCGAGTGCTTCGGCGGCGGTCGCGGCATCGACTTTCAGAGTCGCCAGGGGTTGAGCGGGCTTCAGTCCGAGTGAATCGAACAACGTCGACAGCATGTAATGTTGCTCCCGCGGCGTGAAGTAAGTAAATGCCAGCCGCAACGAAGGCAGCGCTTCCTGGAAATCGTTTGCACCAAATCCATTCACAAGCCGGTCGATGGTTTGCACCAGTTGCGCATGCCGTTGTGCAACTTCTCGCGCGACCGCAAAGAGTCCCGCGAGAAAATCGCCGAGATCGCTCGGCACGGCGAACAGGAGCAAATCGGCGAGAATCTGTTCGTCATTGGCCATTCCGATTGTCCAGAGAACCCCTGCAGCCGCACCGCGCAGTGCCGCCGGTTTACGAGGATCGCTCTCAACCCGATGCATAACGGCAGAGAATTCGTTCTGCTGCAAACTGAGGATGCGATTTGCTCGTTGCCACGTTTCGAGAATGGCTCGCATTCCCCGGAGTTGCGTGCGGGCATCGCCGCCGGCCTGTCCCAAAGCTTCAAGTACCCAGAGCGTGCGTTCAAATGTCACATCCAACAGGGCTCCGATTCGCGGGACTTCCTTCGTTCCCAGCGCTTCGTCATGGCAGTAGAGGAAGAGCAGATGTCCCAGAGCACCGGTGATGGAAGCAAATGCAGCTTCCGCATCAATAAGTCGCCTCAACTTATCGAATAACGTCTCCGAGAGAATCTCAATTCCTGCGCGCGCCGCTTCGACTAACAATTCCGCAGCGACTTCGGCATTCGTGAGCGGCTGGCTGGCAGCCTCCGCGAGTCGATTCGAAACGGCATCCACGAGTAAAGTTCCAAATCGCGAAGCTTCGATGCAGGAAGCCTCGAACTCGGGACTCCAGCGGATGCGCCAGGTCTCACGCAATTCCCGGAGATTGTGCCGTTTCAGAAAATCGGTTCCGCCAATGAATTCGAAGCCCCTGATTTGCAGCAGACGGAGGCGATTCAGCAATCGGCTTTTGGCGAGATCCGCAGGCTGCAAGAGATCGAGGGCCAGATCCTGCACTTGCAGTTTCGGTTCTAGAGCGGTGGCGAACAGCTGGTCGCGGATGTCGACGACTAACGGTGGCAAGCGAGTCCCCGTCGCCAGTTTCCCGCGGCGATTTCCCCGCAACACTGCGTGCACCGCGGATAAAAATGGCGATTCGCATCCGACTTCCAGTTCATCCTTGATGAGAGCCGAGGTGACTCCATCGACGAGATCCCTTCGCCAGACGTGCTTGCGACCACGGAGTGCCGCCAAAGCGCGTGCCGAAGTTTCCACGGCGATCAGGTCCGCAGTGCTCATCGTCTGTTTGCGGATCCGCAGTTCTCGAACAAGATCCTGCAGCAGCGCAGCATGAGAGAATCCACTTCCGGCTTGTCGTTGTCGCCAGGCCTGTTCATAGAATCCCGGGTTGGGCATGCCGGCGTTATAACCTGTCAGACTGTCCAGACGTTCGTAAGAATAAGTCGTGAGGGCGATTCCGACTTCATCAAATGATATTGCCGAGGGCCCCGCTTCTGCCGGCATCAGTTCGATACCGGGACATTCCAGATTTTCGTGAAGAGCCGCGAGCGCACCGCTATGGTAACCGCCGGTGACCACAAGAATCGGATATTTTCCATCAGCATGAACGGCGCGAATCCGGTCTGCCATGAAAGCTTCTCGTTTGCGATCAGCCATGCTGATGTGCTCGTCCCACAACCGGATCTGCAGGCAGAGTGCATGAGTCCGCTGGAGATAGTCATTCAATTCCAGTGCTGGATGCGATTCAATCAACTGATCCCACAAGTCGTCGAAATCCTCGACCTGCATCCGCTGGCAGAGCAAGTCGACGAATCGCCCGCGGCGCAATTCGCCGTCTGCAAAGCGATGCATCAAACCGTCCTCGTGGGCAACCGTTGACCATGGAATATCGATGAACTCGACCGCTGCTCCGATCCGCTGCGCTGCCTGCAGGGCAGCCCATTCCGGCGAATACTCACAGAACGGATAGTACGCCCCGCCGTGAATCGTCCCCTTGCGGAAATAGCTGTAGATCGCAATCGGCAGTTCGTGATCGAGAAACAGTTCCTCGAGATGTGCGTTGAAATCGCTGGGACCCTCGATAAGCACGGCAGTCGGCCGAAGTCTCTGAATGAGCGAGTCCACTAGCGAGGCGGCGACCGGGCTGTGATGTCGAACGGGGAAATAAACGACGTCTGCGTTGCAGTCGCAGAGCCGTCCTAACGCTTGCCGGACATCTTCGTCCGCGTGGTTAACCGAGTTCGCCACGGGATTCATAGAACGCATTCCAGTGGTGTCCAGTGCGTTTCTTGACGACGTGCTCGAAGTAGTGCTGCACCTTTTTCAGGTCGTCCGGATTATCCTTCAAGATGGTACCGACCATGTGCTGCACGAGATGGGCGGGTTGTACCGTGCCGGAACCAAGAAAATAGGCGTGAATCGCCGCGGCCGAGCCGGTACTGACGGCTTCCGCCGTACTGAGGACCGCAGAGATGCCTTCGATCCCTTTTCCGTCGATTGTTTTTCCCTGTCGTAGCTCACGGAAAGTGGTGACCAGCAGCTCGGCCATCTCCGGCGGAAGTGTGACGGGCACGCCCGACCGCTGAAGCTGGCGGCTCGATTCGCGCTGCACGAGTTCCATTTCTTGCTGGATGTCCGCGATCGGGGGAACGGTTTCAAAATTGAATCGCCGTTTGAGGGCTGCACTCATTTCGTTGACGCCCCGGTCGCGAGTATTTGCCGTGGCAATCACGTTAAACCCGGCCTGGGCGAAGAGCATGCGATCGTCATCCTGAAACTCGGGAACTGCCATGACCCGATCGCTGAGAATCGACAGCATCACATCCTGGATCTCCAGCGGACAGCGAGTGATTTCTTCGAACCTCACGAGCTTGCCGAACTTCATC contains:
- a CDS encoding DUF5682 family protein; the protein is MRSMNPVANSVNHADEDVRQALGRLCDCNADVVYFPVRHHSPVAASLVDSLIQRLRPTAVLIEGPSDFNAHLEELFLDHELPIAIYSYFRKGTIHGGAYYPFCEYSPEWAALQAAQRIGAAVEFIDIPWSTVAHEDGLMHRFADGELRRGRFVDLLCQRMQVEDFDDLWDQLIESHPALELNDYLQRTHALCLQIRLWDEHISMADRKREAFMADRIRAVHADGKYPILVVTGGYHSGALAALHENLECPGIELMPAEAGPSAISFDEVGIALTTYSYERLDSLTGYNAGMPNPGFYEQAWRQRQAGSGFSHAALLQDLVRELRIRKQTMSTADLIAVETSARALAALRGRKHVWRRDLVDGVTSALIKDELEVGCESPFLSAVHAVLRGNRRGKLATGTRLPPLVVDIRDQLFATALEPKLQVQDLALDLLQPADLAKSRLLNRLRLLQIRGFEFIGGTDFLKRHNLRELRETWRIRWSPEFEASCIEASRFGTLLVDAVSNRLAEAASQPLTNAEVAAELLVEAARAGIEILSETLFDKLRRLIDAEAAFASITGALGHLLFLYCHDEALGTKEVPRIGALLDVTFERTLWVLEALGQAGGDARTQLRGMRAILETWQRANRILSLQQNEFSAVMHRVESDPRKPAALRGAAAGVLWTIGMANDEQILADLLLFAVPSDLGDFLAGLFAVAREVAQRHAQLVQTIDRLVNGFGANDFQEALPSLRLAFTYFTPREQHYMLSTLFDSLGLKPAQPLATLKVDAATAAEALALEERLFELIARYGLECRDE
- a CDS encoding ATP-binding protein, with protein sequence MAKKATANGRVESTGAEVKNPALQRPAAEILYADELVKLAAGCLNDPRPPGWKLTPQAVLRFVLGDPEHGLAPKFVGRRSFLERCVISLATNRGLMLIGEPGTAKSYLSELLAAAISRDSTLTIQGSAGTTEDNIRYSWNYALLVSEGPTERALVPAPLFLGMKFGKLVRFEEITRCPLEIQDVMLSILSDRVMAVPEFQDDDRMLFAQAGFNVIATANTRDRGVNEMSAALKRRFNFETVPPIADIQQEMELVQRESSRQLQRSGVPVTLPPEMAELLVTTFRELRQGKTIDGKGIEGISAVLSTAEAVSTGSAAAIHAYFLGSGTVQPAHLVQHMVGTILKDNPDDLKKVQHYFEHVVKKRTGHHWNAFYESRGELG